Part of the Ictalurus furcatus strain D&B chromosome 28, Billie_1.0, whole genome shotgun sequence genome is shown below.
TTAAGCAAATTATGTCACATACCATTACGGAAATGTGTGAAGCATTGTATAAATATGATACACTTAACTTCTTCCTATACTGTTTTTAGTAAACATGTCTAGTTCTTAAAACACTATGAGCCAACACCTAATGGAAACCAGATAGCCCTCTAAGATGACCtgtaaaagtaatatttttgtttctgtgcTGTAGattaaaaagacacaaaagTAAAATCAAACTTACATTGGAGAAATTCATCCCTGGAGCGTGGAGCCTGGCTGCGAGGTGCTTGGCTCAGAGTCCTCTGAGTCTTATACACATCAACTTCATCAGCTAGAGACACAGCAGAAAATGACTACTATGCATATACAAGATTTACAGGAACAAAATACATATTATGTAGAATAATGGCAACAATTCtaaaatcaaatgtttaataaaatgaatgtgTATGAAGAATGAAGTTTCTAAATTAATTTATGTggcatatttttaaaagtatattaCATTAATTCATATCACTTATTTATGTACTTTTTAAACTGATCTTTATCCCTCCccgacccccccccaccccatctTTGACCTATAAATGTAACGCCTAATTGGCTGACAGAGAGAACTCTAGGATTATGCAATCCACACCCAGAAATGTGTGAAACTGCTAACAGTGCATATCTACTCATCATTTACATAGCTGATCACATGGTATTTAGTTCACATGTCAACCTGTTTGTTACTGAGCAGacaaaaagtatttatttatttatttatttatttatttattttacttttttgacAATGCTTTATTTCAACATTGCAGCCAATGTTAATAAAGAGAACAACGAAAATGTCTCATTTGACATAACTCACCCTTTATAGACTTCCTCCCCTTTTTGTCCTCTAGTTGACAGAAAGGCATTTTGTTCACTGGAAGAGAATTTTTGGGTCATAATTATTAATTCAAATAGTAatgtgtcataaaataaaacaacatactGAACAGAACTGTATGGGAAGACAGTTGTAAAAGGGAGCGCAAAAGACACCTAATATACAgacgggtgacaaattaaaggcaaaaaaaaacagcagtgctGTAGTAAGGTGGATGTTTAGTCCATTACAAGCCTCAAGTACAGCTTCATTGCACCTTGGCATAGATTCTACAAGTTTCTAGAtctgtactggagggatgaagaCCATTCTTTTAAAAGATATTCCCCTTAATTGGTATTTTGACGATAATGTTGAAGAGCTTTATGTACCATACTATAGCTTTTCATACTCATAAAATCATTCCTGTAAGCCTGTGGATGAGGGCGGAGGCTTCTTTTTTTCGAGAGActactcccatcaggatagaaatgtttcatcataagaTAAAGGTGATCCGttagaagaactttgtattgactTGCAGTGGTGTTTTCCTCTAAGGGGCCAAGTGAACCCAGTGCATGCCAAGAAAATTAAATGCCACTACTGCATAATAAAgccactttttgttttttcctttaatttgtcacctgtctgtagaTTATATACAAAGAAAATGGTGACATTCCCACTTTGATAAATTGGAGAAATCTCATGTAATATGAATCTCTGAAAGGCTATATTTTGTTATGATTTCAGTTTCACaacataatgtaatgtatgCTTTAACTCACCCGTAGTGGCCACCTTGACCAGCTCCTCATTGCCATACTCATTTAAGTGCTGTTTCAACTCCGAGACAGTCTTGGTAACGGAGCCGAAGGAGAAGTAAGGGTTGACGCTAACTGTTGGCAGCTCTTCAGCATCTGTCTGGGCTATCAGCATGTGGAAACTCTTCAAAAGAAAAGTTTAAATGATAAAGAATCAGGAGATGATTTGTCTGCAGTAATTAACCTGAGGTACTGTACCAACCTCACTGATTTTTTTGAACACATAAAGCCGAAACATCTAATCACACTAACTTTGCTCAGGGATTTTCTTCTACCTGGATGAAGTGGATGTGGTCTTCTGTACGCGACAGCTGCGTCAGCTCATTGTCTCTCCTCTTCAGGTCAGCGATCTCCTGCCCCAAACGCTCCATGTGGCCCTCTGCTGTGTTTAGCGCCGCTCTCTTATTGGATGAAATCAGCTTGGCCATTTCCTGTTGCATCCTTTCGATGGTGCGAAGCATGTCTCCGAATAGCTTCTCGCTCTCCTGCAATGCCCGCTGAGCCGAGCTCTGGAAAGAAAAATTGTGTTTCGTGTTATTTTGTTTCCTTTGATTGAACATAATTATCTAATCTATTGTACTTATTTATAAGCACACAAGTTCTGTATTTAAAAGAAGACTTATTAGTGTAGTATTAGACTTAGTATTGACTGTGTTGACTGAAAGGTAAATCTACTTTTTCTAGCTATTAGATCTATAGTTCGTACAACAAAGTCAAATATCAGTTAATACAATGATATGCATTGTGGTTTAGTTTCCTGAAACTCTAGCAACTGACCTAAATGACTTAAATGCGCCATGAATACTGTTGGCTAAGATGACAAAAATCATTTTCCAAGGTCTCTTGGTTCCTAAAGGGCTTCTACTTAAAAACCATTCTGACAGGGGGAAACACTCTTTTGTAGCATTCTTTAAGGGTTTCCTCAGAATGCAGTTATTTAGGACTGAAAAACTTTCATCAATGCCTCATTCATACACGTAAAACGCATTATTTAGTCACCTTTAGTGCATCCACAGCTTGTTTCAACTCCTCCATCTGCTTCACTCTGTCATGGATCTTCTCCTGGATCTCAGCTTGTGTGGCACCCAgacgttgctatagtaacacacacaaacattatgaaTATGATTCATATACGATGTTGTCTTGCATTTTGTTGTTCTTGCTTTCACTGAACTCTGCATAAAAATGGACACTTTTAATGACAACTTTTTtaacagaaacatttttatGCATTGCTTTAAACATAAAAGCAAGGACATGTTGGTATGTTATGTTGGTAACTAAAGTGAGTAGTTCCTTATTTTGGTTAAGGAACAATGGAGGACTTTTGCCATCACAAACAGCAGTACAGTCCTTCCCACACCAGTGATACTGCACAGACAACTTCTTTATTCTAATCTAGCTGGAGATCACTCCCACATCGATATGTTTGTTTTAAGAGTTTGGCAAGAAGCAATATTTGCTGTCCATTCACATCCTCTATGATAAAAGGTTGAATGTCAGGCTAATTTGTCTTAAATTCAACAAAATTACTCTCTTACTGAATGTGCAGTAGTGAGAAGGAAAGAGCAATTTCATGTAAAGGAAACTAGACTGACAAATATGATCCCTAGGACCTGTTTTATTGAACCAACAAGATGACTTTATTATGATTCGTGTCATTCTAATTAACATCAGTGGTGAAACTGAAAGACAAACACCTTCACTCCCTCCTGAATAGTTGCTCTCACCTGCATCTCGCCTCGCTCCTGTTCGGCCGATACCATGTCATGGCCCTTGTGCTCCTTCACAGTGCacagcacacaaatacacatctGGTCTGTGCGGCAGTACAGCTCTAGGCCTTTCTGGTGCTGTGGGCAGATCTGCCTGTCCAGATGACCAATTTCATCCACCAACTTGTGCCTCTTGAAGGTCCCCGACTCATAGTGAGGTTTCAGGTGCTTCTCACAGTATGATGCCAGGCACATCAGGCACGACTTAACAGCTTTGAGCTTCTTCCCAATGCAGATGTCACACGCCACATCCCTGGGGCCAGCATAGTTGTAGTCTGGAGCTGGAGGAGCTGGAGGGGTGGACTCCGAAAGCTTCTGGCCTGAATCACTGCGAGAGGACATCAGGCGGCGTGGGGCAGGCCTCTTGCTGTAGCTGACTCGGCACTGCGGGCACAAGTACTGGCCCGTGTGGTCAGCATGGTCCCAGTAGGTCCTGAGACAGATGGCACAGAAAAGATGACCACAAGGAATGGACACAGGGTCCCTCAGGTCCTCTTTGCAGAGGTAGCAGATGTCCTGATCATGCGACATGGACTCAGTAACAGGAGCAGATTGTGACCTTAGTataggtgtgtgtctgtctgaagGCAAAGGCAAAGTGAGTATGTGGCACCACAACCGTGTTATATACAGTCAACATTCAGGCAGCGAGGGAGGACAAACTGGTTGAGCAGAAACTAGTTAAATGTGTAGGGGAGTGGCTGAGACACAGGttaggaatgagagagagagagaccagtaaTCAATCAGAAGAATACTATGAAGGgaagaatgaataaaatgtacgATCTCAAAACACAGTTTTGGTGATGTATGTGTTTCTAATTACAGTGTATTTTTCAAATAGGTACTAGACTCTGGGGTTGCATAATGCATGTGACAGCTTTATAATCAAGCTATGCTAACAGCAATGAACAttagcgtacacacacacatacacacaagcacacacatcatgtgacaCTGGTGCAACTAAAAATACTTCACCTAAACGTACACtgtgtgatgtttgttcatCTGAAGGTAATAAAGAGGAACATGAAATATACTATCATTTATTTAACCCTTTAAAGTCCCAGGTTagtattcagttattcatcttaaaacAAGTTTTTCAGTAACTACTATTAGTTACTCAGCAACTACAGGAAAATTAACAGGAAAGCCAGAGTGAGAAATGTAAGTCTGGGTCTGTCAATGGTTCTAGAAGTTTGAGGGGTTAAGTTATGCAGCACTATCTAGTTTTTGCAGTCCTCCAGTTTTGCACAGTCTAAATGACAAACTGAGGTGTGTCATGAACCTGCGTCATAAGACTtccataaacatatttatatttattacagatATATAGTGCAAGATGCCATGTTCCATCATGAGTTGACACCCTGCAATATTAACATGTCATTTTACCAGTACTGTAATTGTCATAATAGTAGCCataattaaatttatttcaCAATTGTCATAACATACTTATCATTGGCTGAAGGATTAgacaccattaaaaaaaaacctgttaatGACAAATTAGGGCAGTGCAGCTCCATGGCTCCTGGTTAGATTCTGAGCTTGATTTACTGtctgtggagttttgcatgttcctCCCAGTTTCCGctcacctcctaaaaacatcccagtaggtggattggtgtcTCTCAATtggatgtgaatgagtgtgtgaatgtgctctGAAATGGACTGGCTTCCATTTCTGGGGTGCAATCCCGGCTTGCACCAAGTGGTCCTGGGATAGGCTTACATTAATGGAGAAGGTTCAATTAAGACTCACAAGAAAAGAGTGAAATAACTCCAAGATGCAACCATAACACTAAGTATGTAATGCAGTGTATACTTATGTGGGGTTAGGGGcaagaatataaataaaatggcaatgaattgatcttttatttactgttcattGTATAATTACTAACACCTTCATGAGAATGAtcaaaaattgtaaaatatgtagacagcggtgcttgaaagtttgtgaaccttttagaattttttttatatatatatatctgcataaatatgacctaaaatatgaccttcatcagattttcaaacaagtcTTAAacatagacaaagagaacccaattaaacaaacgagacaaaaatattatacttggtcatttatttattaaggaaaattatccaaaactacatatctgtgagtgacaaaagtatgtaaacctctaggattagcagttaatttgaaggtgaaaatagagtcaggtgatttcaatcaatgggatgacaatcaggtgtgagtgagcgtcctgttttatcttcctaaattctgtcataattgaccagttCAAGTTTTCTCGTGCCTgcttgtgttatattgtggcatgagaaaacttaataaatgtgaaagtgcaataaaaatatgttgtcactaaaatcaattaataatcgtgataaataatcgagatctcaatattgatcaaaataatcgggattatcattttggccataatcgtgcagccctaataaatatgacctaaaacatcattagattttcacacatcatttagaagtcctaaaagtagatgaagagaacccaattaaacaaatgagacaaaatattatacttggtcatttatttattgaggaaaatgttccaatattacatatctgggaGCAGCAAAAGTATAGTTTTACTTTAAACCGCTTTTTTAAGTGGTGCAATTTTTTCTACAAAACACTGTTTTCAAAATTATTAGCACTCCCACAGTTAACTCCAAGGAAACAGCACTGAGCCTTTTCCTGTAATGTGGAACAAGGTTGAAGACACCTTGAAGACACCTTGAAGACACCTTTTGTTAGCTCCATGCAAAACATTTAAAGCACCTTATTGTTCATTAGTTTGTGTATGCACATGTGGCCCTCTCTCTTGAATTCATAACACAGGATTTTAAAAGGGTTACAATCCAGAGACTGAGATGGTCATCAAAgaaacactgattttgtgtCCTGGAGCTATATCTGCATTCTTTTGGAATAAGTGTGGGGTCACTGTAATGATGATTGACCCATCTATAGCCAAATCTTAAACTCTTGGCAGAAGCAATCAGATTTATTAAGTTTtacatatggctacctctctgtgtgccaaaaccacttCTAGTTTCTATTgccaaaagctctattttggtttcacctgaccatagaacccgatcccacttgaagttccagtagtgtctagcAAACTGAAgaccttgagtttgtttttggatgagagtagaggcttttttcttgaaacccttatAAACAACTCGTGGTGATGTAGGTaaattcagattgtagttttggagactttctaaccccaagatgcaactaacttctgcaattctccaactgtgatccttggagatcttctggccactcgaaccatccacctcagtgcattgagacaatatagacacacatcctcttccaggttgattcataacatttccagttgactggaactgtatatatatatatatatatatatatatatatatatatatatatatatatatatatatatatatatatatatatatatatatttgtttgtttgtttatttatttatttatttatcaagggtgccaatattagtggagggcactgtactaaAACATTATAATGACGGTACACTTAACATGTGACTAACATGTGATGtaaaatcatcatcatatcTAGCATTATGGGAGCtatcacactgcaaaaaaatggcATCTTTGTAAGTAaacaatatcttgaatatattgAAATGTATTAgaaaatagtattttatattattacaatAAGATTGGAAACAATcctaaaattataataaaccaACTACATGACTATTaaacagtgttgggtaagttactaaaaaaaaccctacagattactaattactactttaaaattgtgatttgattacattactgattattgcatttaaaaagtactaattactttactttcaaaacctatcaaacctacaaaaatacaaagtgaaactcatagatCTTGCACTAATTTTAGTGcgtgtcaatgtatgacatgatcagaaaaagttggatttatcataacacttacctcgggtgttgtcactgtttgtaggatgaccagaccaataaaatatacaacttttctaactaggctagtttggtgttactagccaaggggaggcacagctaatcTATCAATGTATGGGTTTAGGTGCTACAGttccatgcaaagtacattatcttgtgaacatatcatgttcacataaactggaactgatatagacatttacacaccttgttttcctgttcaTCATCaaaggatgttactgtttcagttactgtttcaacccctttactagtttaaagggtcatgaaacactaaactacattttttgAGATTTTCTGAAATAGTATTGCTCTATTGGCAGAAAATGttctaattttaagcatttattttgagaaagaagcaaaattatctgccaattaaataaaacaacgtAAAGCTTGAAATATGTCAAAGTATCTAAAACCTTTATGTATAATCTTAAATAATGTCATCATAAGAAATATCAGACATACTTATAGATGTCCATATTCaagtatttttcattttcatcaccatgttttttttgcagtaatgaTAGCATGACACTGAAATACACCTGGACTTATATCTGCTTTGAGACTTTAATGTCATGGTTATGTCAGTCTTAATACACAGGATTTGAGTAAAATGGTACCTTTAACAGTATGACTAATTAGCATTGTTGATGAATTACCACCTTTTCCCAAAACAACAGTGCGGTGAGATTTTGGGAAAGGTATGATCTCATTTCCATGCTATTCTTGGGAACTGCATTCTCAAGGGGCCCCAGTATGAGCGCGATGTCTTAATCCATGGCATTACAGTGTACTTCAGAGGTTTCTGTGATGGATGTGCACTTAGTATCCATAAACCGTCTGACCTTTTAACACATCAAGCCATCAAACCCAGATAGTAATCTACAAGGAAGAAGAAGATCACATGGAgtaaaactaatatatatatatatatatatatatatatatatatatatatatatatatatataaataactatattAAGAGCATTATGTTCTAGTAGAGGCTAAATGACATGAACAACATGACAATAATAGCTTGAAATGTTAACATTCATTGTTAATTGTTAACTATCCAGAGTGAAGTTTAACAGTGTAGATAACCTTTCCAAATTGGACTAGTGGaaattaccttcttttttttttttccctgtctcaAATGTCAATTTAGTGTTGACAGCAAATCTTTGGAGCTGTTATGTATCTCTTCTCAGAAAGTACCTCAAAGTTATCTCTCACCCAGAAGAAAAGATGGCCTTCTGCTCTTGAGTTTCAATGCAGGGCACAAAAAGTGTCAGCAAGAATGTGTCCCAGCCTGATAACTCAGATAGCAAAGGGCCAGGGAAGAGAGATCTGAAGAGGTAAAAGGTTCCACTTTGAAAGTGAGAtggcttttaaataaataaataaataaataaatatttatagctTAGGGAGGTGTGAAGCAGCACCCAAACCTTCTGGACATCTGCATGGCACAACATACCCTCCACTTCCATTCCTGCAGTGGAAATTATACTAGCAAGGCTTAGAGGCAGGGATTCCTGTTGAGTCATTTTTGCACTGTAGAACTCCATAATCTATAGCGCTGACAAtgtaaaagaaatgtagaatTACTTTTACAATCCATGTTTATATCACTCACATATCTCACATTCGCATATCTCTctcataaaatgtaataatgtggACAGCAGAGATTTTAATAGCCCTGGTCAAATATTTATCCTTGCTTGCATAGGCTGTCTGATTTATTGCTGCTTACACCTTCCTCTGAAGCAGCAATTTATAAAAAGCAGTCCTACTGTGATAAAACACAATCACGTGGACATAAAGACACCACTAGTATCTGCAACAAGAGAGTTTCTCCAGATACAGTAATTAATTTGATGAAATGTAGACATTGCAAATAAAACATTGCCAAAAATCACTTTACACCTCACAGTAGGTGTAATATCATTGGTCTATTTTCAGCATGTATACTAAATGAAGTGGGTGAGTTTCTAAAATGCCCCCCTTGTCTCTACTGATTGCAGTGTAACTGGAGCTGCTTCTCGTTCAACTGTGACACCTTCAAACTAAAGCAGAGACGACTGCACCAAGAGAACAGACTAATGGACCCTACCATTTATGTTTTATCACACAGCTGCACTGAGGCTGTGAAAACCACTGGACTGTGTGTCACGTAGTAGTGACATATGTTTTATAGATTACTAGAAAGGTATTAAAAGGGTTTTCAAAACAggaggaaataaatgaatacttcATTAATATGCTTTATACTAGCAAGTATGTTTGCCATTCAAGaatactgtaatatataaaataaataaatgaatatatatatatatatatatatatatatatatatatatatatatatatatatatatatatatatattatagatccTTCTATAATCTTTTGAAACCcacaataatatttaaaatatcagtaagcttaatatctataaaaaaaatcatcatttgTTGGGTACTTTCTATTGGGAGCTGGCTTTCAGGAACCTTAACCCCTAAATTTCAAGTGATGAAAATGACATTGaaataatttttgcattttattccattgtttattttaaaaacatcttttcgttttttgttttttttaaatgaagttaaaaaaaatatttctttgatATTTTCTTTGTAAATCATGAAACTTTATGACATTTTCTTGTCACTACCGAGTCCACTGGCTGATACTGAGGTTTTTAATCACACGTCTATATTTTTGATCAGGAAATATTcctgtgtccctctctctcatagctacaTGGTGAGTAGATTTTTTTAGGTAAATGTGTACAAAAGTCTAAAAATCTGAACAGatccaaaatgttaaaaataaaatggtttatTAGGTATATTTATGTCATTGCTAATTGAGCACACCACGAAACTGTCATCATAGTGCTGTCTATGTCATGCaagagattaaataaaaaaaaagttaaccatCTGTAGTTAACAGGTGACGGTTTTTATATGCTGTTTATCCCATGATATGCTTCAGGATGCACGCGTCTTTCCATTACCTCAAAGCACATGAAGAAGTGCTCCATAAAATAAGCATAGACGTCTGTGTCTTTTAGGCTCTTTCTCTCCAATTTGTTTGGTTGTTTCTCGTGGCAGTTTCAGTCTCTGCAACCTGTTCACTCCAACTTGGCTCTTCTCCAAACAGCTAGCAACACACACCCTGCATCTTGGCTAATACTGACAAAGGTAACCATTGTTCAAAGGGAAGCACTTGTAAATACCTCGTCTCCATGCACTGATGAAACAAATGGACAGAGGCAAGCCcttgacttctacattatcaacaTGTATGTTATGCAAACCCACGCTCTTTTTACACTTGGTCAGTCTGTGTTAGAGACACACacggatgcacacacacatacacacacacacacacacacattcctgcaACCTCAGTACGAACCCCTGCACTCCTATACACTTCTCGTAGTCACTAACCAACAGAAACATGATCGCTGAGTTGTAATGTACAGAAGGAAATACAAAGCTTCCTGGCTGAAACGTGGCTCAGAGGAGCGGAGCCGAGGCTCTTGCAAACTGTCTGAGGTTATATAGGGGTTATAAGCATGCAATCTAGTGCAATCTTAATTGCCATAGTACTGATTTATTATATGGATTGTATccaaacttatatatatatatatatatatatatatatatatatatatatatatatatatatatatatatatatatataaagaaccACCTAGCCAAATTTTGCTTCCATTATTAAAGATATTACTGTGCACGTCTcagagaaagaagaggaggGCGTCCACCCAGAGACAGTTTCACCTATAGCACTGTGTTAGTTATTTAGTGGTCACACAGAGACAATCACAGGAAAAGCTCTGTACAGCTCTGTGCAACAGCCTTTCCTGGAATCTGATCAACTCTGGAAATAAaaagaggaaggaaagagaaactGGCTTATCAGAAAGCATACCAAATAAGGAGTGAGGCGAAACCATCTACGAAGTGATGTCAGATAGGCATGGGAGGCGGGGCAGATGAACCTGGTCTTGTACAGCCAGTCAAAGTTTAACAAGTGTAACTGTCTGTGTCACTATGTGCGCACCTGGAATTTGGACCAAACCAGTTTGAAAAATGCATCTCGGATTGTAGATTTTGACACACTTTCTGAATCCAGTTCAAGAAGGTCAGAATCTCTAAGAGAAGTTAGAGATTAAATTTGATGTGATGACAATATTTGAAAGACATGGTTTGTATATTTAAGTGCAggttaaaacacacagaaaggtGCACCCAAGCCCTGCCC
Proteins encoded:
- the ftr83 gene encoding finTRIM family, member 83 isoform X2 encodes the protein MSHDQDICYLCKEDLRDPVSIPCGHLFCAICLRTYWDHADHTGQYLCPQCRVSYSKRPAPRRLMSSRSDSGQKLSESTPPAPPAPDYNYAGPRDVACDICIGKKLKAVKSCLMCLASYCEKHLKPHYESGTFKRHKLVDEIGHLDRQICPQHQKGLELYCRTDQMCICVLCTVKEHKGHDMVSAEQERGEMQQRLGATQAEIQEKIHDRVKQMEELKQAVDALKSSAQRALQESEKLFGDMLRTIERMQQEMAKLISSNKRAALNTAEGHMERLGQEIADLKRRDNELTQLSRTEDHIHFIQSFHMLIAQTDAEELPTVSVNPYFSFGSVTKTVSELKQHLNEYGNEELVKVATTVNKMPFCQLEDKKGRKSIKADEVDVYKTQRTLSQAPRSQAPRSRDEFLQYQRRSHGSSGSHNRLMYNQL
- the ftr83 gene encoding finTRIM family, member 83 isoform X1 produces the protein MSHDQDICYLCKEDLRDPVSIPCGHLFCAICLRTYWDHADHTGQYLCPQCRVSYSKRPAPRRLMSSRSDSGQKLSESTPPAPPAPDYNYAGPRDVACDICIGKKLKAVKSCLMCLASYCEKHLKPHYESGTFKRHKLVDEIGHLDRQICPQHQKGLELYCRTDQMCICVLCTVKEHKGHDMVSAEQERGEMQQRLGATQAEIQEKIHDRVKQMEELKQAVDALKSSAQRALQESEKLFGDMLRTIERMQQEMAKLISSNKRAALNTAEGHMERLGQEIADLKRRDNELTQLSRTEDHIHFIQSFHMLIAQTDAEELPTVSVNPYFSFGSVTKTVSELKQHLNEYGNEELVKVATTVNKMPFCQLEDKKGRKSIKADEVDVYKTQRTLSQAPRSQAPRSRDEFLQYACQLTLDPNTAYRQLYLSRGNRKAALKREPQSYSDSTQRFDCLPQVLCKEALSGGTYYWEVEWSGEGASIGITYKGIKRTGYGDSSRIGYNRKSWGLFCSDSSFSARHMKDQVDINVPYSSRIGVFLDYNAGTLSFYSVAETMTLIHQFKASFSEPVYPGFWVWYESAISICQL